A window from Balearica regulorum gibbericeps isolate bBalReg1 chromosome 1, bBalReg1.pri, whole genome shotgun sequence encodes these proteins:
- the DDX11 gene encoding ATP-dependent DNA helicase DDX11 isoform X1, producing MESGAAAAAAAGAEAGARSACPPVAVGAAAGPEGGRFPFPYTPYLIQERFMAALYSALEAGRVAIFESPTGTGKSLSLICGALSWLRDFEEKKQQEEARLLALEDSGPEGKQQLTSVEPGPPDSRGTAGEPDWVTAFVQKKEERDMVDKLKEEQIRRKKREDRLEKIRHNVQLKYAAKRKRSEEDETKRLLQLSKEVLSEGAGVDFLEQLDHNEEELILAEYESDEEKKVVPGLEEDDDDLEEEHVTKIYYCSRTHSQLSQFVREVQKSPFGKDTRLVSLGSRQNLCVNEEVRSLGALQLINDRCMEMQKNKHGKKSDEEMEGKKRRVSRTVCPFYSYEQMQFLRDEVLVEVKDIEQLVALGKETKACPYYGSRYAIPAAQLVVLPYQMLLHEPTRSAAGIKLKDQVVIIDEAHNLIDTITCIHSAEVSGSQLCCAHSQLWQYMERYRKRLKAKNLMYIKQILYLLERFVAMLGGNVNQNPGCQAVSQTGTVLKSINDFLFQSQIDNINLFKVQRYCEKSLISRKLFGFMERYGDPATAVKTNRENQKLAGLQNFLLTLQQGSDKDAGSLQGPPVEAENDQVRTASPLMQIEGFLSALTNANQDGRVILNRQGTVGQSSLKFLLLNPAVHFAKVVEECRAVIIAGGTMQPVADFREQLLSCAGVDPARVVEFSCGHVIPPENILPIILCSGPSNQQLEFTYQTRDLPQMMDETGRILCNLCNVVPGGVVCFFPSYEYEKQVYAHWEKTGLLTRLATKKKIFQEPKKANQVEQVLIEYAKCIKRCSQAGGQMTGALLLSVVGGKMSEGINFSDDLGRCVIMVGMPYPNIKSPELQEKMTWLDKTMPRAAGQAPSRVLIENLCMKAVNQSIGRAIRHQKDFASILLLDHRYARPAIFNKLPQWIRERTQVKPAFGSAFAELRKFHRGKLDAL from the exons ATGGAaagcggggcggcggcggcggcggcggcgggcgcggaggCAGGTGCGCGGTCCGCGTGCCCTCCGGTGGCGGTTGGCGCAGCGGCGGGCCCGGAGGGGGGCCGGTTCCCGTTCCCCTACACGCCCTACCTCATTCAGGAGCGGTTCATGGCGGCGCTGTACAGCGCGCTGGAGGCCGGCCGGGTCGCGATCTTCGAGAGCCCCACGGGCACG GGAAAATCGCTGAGTCTCATCTGCGGGGCCCTGTCCTGGCTCCGGGActttgaggagaaaaagcagcaggaggaggcacGACTTCTGGCGCTGGAGGACAGCGGACCggaggggaagcagcagctgactTCGGTTGAGCCAGGACCACCAGATAGCAGAGGCACCGCTGGGGAACCGGACTGGGTTACGGCATttgtgcagaagaaagaagagcGGGACATGGTGGACAAGCTAAAG GAAGAGCAGATCAGGAGGAAAAAGCGAGAAGATCGTCTTGAGAAAATTCGCCATAATGTACaattaaaatatgcagcaaAGAGGAAG AGATCTGAGGAGGATGAGACAAAGCGCCTTCTTCAGCTCAGCAAGGAGGTTCTGTCAGAGGGAGCTGGAGTGGATTTTCTAGAGCAACTGGATCACAATGAGGAAGAGCTGATTCTTGCTGAATATGAGagtgatgaagaaaagaaagtggtaCCTGG gCTGGAAGAAGATGACGATGATTTGGAAGAGGAGCATGTGACTAAG ATTTATTACTGCAGCCGCACTCACTCCCAGCTGTCTCAGTTTGTGCGTGAGGTGCAAAAAAGTCCTTTTGGCAAAGACACACGTCTGGTCTCCTTGGGATCCAGGCAG AACCTGTGTGTGAATGAGGAGGTGCGAAGCCTGGGGGCTCTCCAGCTCATCAATGACCGCTGCATGGAGATGCAAAAGAACAAACATG GAAAGAAGAGTGATGAAGAgatggaagggaagaagagacGTGTGAGTCGCACTGTATGCCCATTTTATTCCTATGAGCAGATGCAGTTTCTCCGCGATGAAGTTCTAGTGGAAGTGAAGGATATTGAGCAGTTGGTGGCTTTGGGAAAGGAGACCAAAGCCTGCCCATATTATGGGAGTCGATATGCCATTCCTGCTGCTCAG CTGGTGGTGCTGCCCTATCAGATGCTCTTGCATGAGCCTACCAGGAGCGCTGCTGGGATCAAGCTGAAGGACCAGGTTGTAATCATTGATGAGGCCcacaacctcatagacaccaTCACCTGTATCCACAGTGCGGAGGTCAGTGGCTCTCAG CTGTGCTGTGCCCACTCCCAGCTGTGGCAGTACATGGAGCGATACAG GAAACGTTTGAAGGCAAAGAACTTGATGTACATTAAGCAGATCCTGTATTTGCTGGAGCGGTTTGTGGCCATGCTGGGAG GTAATGTGAACCAAAATCCTGGCTGTCAGGCAGTTTCCCAAACAG GGACAGTGCTAAAATCCATCaatgactttttatttcagagccAGATTGACAATATCAACCTCTTCAAG GTTCAGCGTTACTGCGAGAAGAGCCTCATCAGTAGGAAG CTTTTTGGGTTCATGGAGCGATATGGAGACCCTGCCACAGCTGTGAAGACCAACAGGGAGAACCAGAAGTTGGCTGGTTTGCAGAACTTTCTTCTGACCCTCCAGCAGGGATCTGATAAAGACG CAGGTTCTCTCCAGGGCCCTCCTGTGGAGGCTGAGAACGACCAGGTCCGAACTGCCTCTCCACTGATGCAGATTGAAGGATTTCTCTCAGCCCTCACAAACGCAAACCAAGATGGCAGAGTCATTCTCAACAGGCAAG gcACAGTTGGTCAAAGCAGCCTCAAATTCCTCTTGCTGAATCCAGCTGTCCACTTTGCCAAAGTGGTGGAAGAATGCCGTGCAGTGATCATTGCTGGGGGCACCATGCAGCCG GTGGCTGATTTCCGAGAGCAGTTGCTGTCCTGTGCTGGTGTGGACCCTGCACGCGTTGTGGAGTTCTCTTGTG GACATGTGATTCctccagaaaacattttacctATAATCCTCTGCAGTGGTCCTTCCAACCAGCAGCTGGAGTTCACCTACCAGACGCGAGACCTGCCCCAGATG ATGGATGAGACAGGTCGAATCCTCTGCAACCTGTGCAATGTGGTCCCAGGGGGTGTGGTGTGCTTCTTCCCTTCCTATGAATACGAGAAGCAAGTGTATGCACACTGGGAGAAGACAGGGCTGCTCACCCGCCTGGCAACTAAGAAGAAG ATCTTTCAGGAGCCTAAGAAAGCCAACCAGGTGGAGCAGGTGCTGATAGAATATGCCAAGTGCATAAAG cgctgcagccaggcaggaggacaGATGACGGGggccctgctgctttctgtagtTGGAGGCAAAATGAGTGAAGGGATCAACTTCTCTGATGACCTGGGAAG GTGTGTGATTATGGTGGGAATGCCTTACCCCAACATTAAATCTCCAGAGCTCCAGGAAAAAATGACTTGGCTTGACAAAACAATG cccagagctgctggccaggCACCTAGCAGAGTGCTGATTGAAAACCTGTGCATGAAGGCAGTAAACCAGTCGATAG GCAGAGCCATTCGCCATCAGAAGGACTTTGCAAGCATCCTGCTCCTGGACCACAGGTATGCACGCCCTGCCATCTTTAACAAACTGCCACAGTGGATCAGGGAGAGAACCCAGGTGAAACCTGCCTTTGGATCAGCGTTTGCAGAGTTAAGAAAG TTCCATCGAGGGAAGTTGGACGCTTTGTGA
- the DDX11 gene encoding ATP-dependent DNA helicase DDX11 isoform X2: MESGAAAAAAAGAEAGARSACPPVAVGAAAGPEGGRFPFPYTPYLIQERFMAALYSALEAGRVAIFESPTGTGKSLSLICGALSWLRDFEEKKQQEEARLLALEDSGPEGKQQLTSVEPGPPDSRGTAGEPDWVTAFVQKKEERDMVDKLKEEQIRRKKREDRLEKIRHNVQLKYAAKRKRSEEDETKRLLQLSKEVLSEGAGVDFLEQLDHNEEELILAEYESDEEKKVVPGLEEDDDDLEEEHVTKIYYCSRTHSQLSQFVREVQKSPFGKDTRLVSLGSRQNLCVNEEVRSLGALQLINDRCMEMQKNKHGKKSDEEMEGKKRRVSRTVCPFYSYEQMQFLRDEVLVEVKDIEQLVALGKETKACPYYGSRYAIPAAQLVVLPYQMLLHEPTRSAAGIKLKDQVVIIDEAHNLIDTITCIHSAEVSGSQLCCAHSQLWQYMERYRKRLKAKNLMYIKQILYLLERFVAMLGGNVNQNPGCQAVSQTGTVLKSINDFLFQSQIDNINLFKVQRYCEKSLISRKLFGFMERYGDPATAVKTNRENQKLAGLQNFLLTLQQGSDKDGSLQGPPVEAENDQVRTASPLMQIEGFLSALTNANQDGRVILNRQGTVGQSSLKFLLLNPAVHFAKVVEECRAVIIAGGTMQPVADFREQLLSCAGVDPARVVEFSCGHVIPPENILPIILCSGPSNQQLEFTYQTRDLPQMMDETGRILCNLCNVVPGGVVCFFPSYEYEKQVYAHWEKTGLLTRLATKKKIFQEPKKANQVEQVLIEYAKCIKRCSQAGGQMTGALLLSVVGGKMSEGINFSDDLGRCVIMVGMPYPNIKSPELQEKMTWLDKTMPRAAGQAPSRVLIENLCMKAVNQSIGRAIRHQKDFASILLLDHRYARPAIFNKLPQWIRERTQVKPAFGSAFAELRKFHRGKLDAL; this comes from the exons ATGGAaagcggggcggcggcggcggcggcggcgggcgcggaggCAGGTGCGCGGTCCGCGTGCCCTCCGGTGGCGGTTGGCGCAGCGGCGGGCCCGGAGGGGGGCCGGTTCCCGTTCCCCTACACGCCCTACCTCATTCAGGAGCGGTTCATGGCGGCGCTGTACAGCGCGCTGGAGGCCGGCCGGGTCGCGATCTTCGAGAGCCCCACGGGCACG GGAAAATCGCTGAGTCTCATCTGCGGGGCCCTGTCCTGGCTCCGGGActttgaggagaaaaagcagcaggaggaggcacGACTTCTGGCGCTGGAGGACAGCGGACCggaggggaagcagcagctgactTCGGTTGAGCCAGGACCACCAGATAGCAGAGGCACCGCTGGGGAACCGGACTGGGTTACGGCATttgtgcagaagaaagaagagcGGGACATGGTGGACAAGCTAAAG GAAGAGCAGATCAGGAGGAAAAAGCGAGAAGATCGTCTTGAGAAAATTCGCCATAATGTACaattaaaatatgcagcaaAGAGGAAG AGATCTGAGGAGGATGAGACAAAGCGCCTTCTTCAGCTCAGCAAGGAGGTTCTGTCAGAGGGAGCTGGAGTGGATTTTCTAGAGCAACTGGATCACAATGAGGAAGAGCTGATTCTTGCTGAATATGAGagtgatgaagaaaagaaagtggtaCCTGG gCTGGAAGAAGATGACGATGATTTGGAAGAGGAGCATGTGACTAAG ATTTATTACTGCAGCCGCACTCACTCCCAGCTGTCTCAGTTTGTGCGTGAGGTGCAAAAAAGTCCTTTTGGCAAAGACACACGTCTGGTCTCCTTGGGATCCAGGCAG AACCTGTGTGTGAATGAGGAGGTGCGAAGCCTGGGGGCTCTCCAGCTCATCAATGACCGCTGCATGGAGATGCAAAAGAACAAACATG GAAAGAAGAGTGATGAAGAgatggaagggaagaagagacGTGTGAGTCGCACTGTATGCCCATTTTATTCCTATGAGCAGATGCAGTTTCTCCGCGATGAAGTTCTAGTGGAAGTGAAGGATATTGAGCAGTTGGTGGCTTTGGGAAAGGAGACCAAAGCCTGCCCATATTATGGGAGTCGATATGCCATTCCTGCTGCTCAG CTGGTGGTGCTGCCCTATCAGATGCTCTTGCATGAGCCTACCAGGAGCGCTGCTGGGATCAAGCTGAAGGACCAGGTTGTAATCATTGATGAGGCCcacaacctcatagacaccaTCACCTGTATCCACAGTGCGGAGGTCAGTGGCTCTCAG CTGTGCTGTGCCCACTCCCAGCTGTGGCAGTACATGGAGCGATACAG GAAACGTTTGAAGGCAAAGAACTTGATGTACATTAAGCAGATCCTGTATTTGCTGGAGCGGTTTGTGGCCATGCTGGGAG GTAATGTGAACCAAAATCCTGGCTGTCAGGCAGTTTCCCAAACAG GGACAGTGCTAAAATCCATCaatgactttttatttcagagccAGATTGACAATATCAACCTCTTCAAG GTTCAGCGTTACTGCGAGAAGAGCCTCATCAGTAGGAAG CTTTTTGGGTTCATGGAGCGATATGGAGACCCTGCCACAGCTGTGAAGACCAACAGGGAGAACCAGAAGTTGGCTGGTTTGCAGAACTTTCTTCTGACCCTCCAGCAGGGATCTGATAAAGACG GTTCTCTCCAGGGCCCTCCTGTGGAGGCTGAGAACGACCAGGTCCGAACTGCCTCTCCACTGATGCAGATTGAAGGATTTCTCTCAGCCCTCACAAACGCAAACCAAGATGGCAGAGTCATTCTCAACAGGCAAG gcACAGTTGGTCAAAGCAGCCTCAAATTCCTCTTGCTGAATCCAGCTGTCCACTTTGCCAAAGTGGTGGAAGAATGCCGTGCAGTGATCATTGCTGGGGGCACCATGCAGCCG GTGGCTGATTTCCGAGAGCAGTTGCTGTCCTGTGCTGGTGTGGACCCTGCACGCGTTGTGGAGTTCTCTTGTG GACATGTGATTCctccagaaaacattttacctATAATCCTCTGCAGTGGTCCTTCCAACCAGCAGCTGGAGTTCACCTACCAGACGCGAGACCTGCCCCAGATG ATGGATGAGACAGGTCGAATCCTCTGCAACCTGTGCAATGTGGTCCCAGGGGGTGTGGTGTGCTTCTTCCCTTCCTATGAATACGAGAAGCAAGTGTATGCACACTGGGAGAAGACAGGGCTGCTCACCCGCCTGGCAACTAAGAAGAAG ATCTTTCAGGAGCCTAAGAAAGCCAACCAGGTGGAGCAGGTGCTGATAGAATATGCCAAGTGCATAAAG cgctgcagccaggcaggaggacaGATGACGGGggccctgctgctttctgtagtTGGAGGCAAAATGAGTGAAGGGATCAACTTCTCTGATGACCTGGGAAG GTGTGTGATTATGGTGGGAATGCCTTACCCCAACATTAAATCTCCAGAGCTCCAGGAAAAAATGACTTGGCTTGACAAAACAATG cccagagctgctggccaggCACCTAGCAGAGTGCTGATTGAAAACCTGTGCATGAAGGCAGTAAACCAGTCGATAG GCAGAGCCATTCGCCATCAGAAGGACTTTGCAAGCATCCTGCTCCTGGACCACAGGTATGCACGCCCTGCCATCTTTAACAAACTGCCACAGTGGATCAGGGAGAGAACCCAGGTGAAACCTGCCTTTGGATCAGCGTTTGCAGAGTTAAGAAAG TTCCATCGAGGGAAGTTGGACGCTTTGTGA